From the uncultured Trichococcus sp. genome, one window contains:
- the queF gene encoding preQ(1) synthase: MTAGRNEADLNGITQLGNQQTKYPQDYDPKVLETFPNKHPDNDYFVKFNCPEFTSLCPMTGQPDFATIYISYVPGEIMVESKSLKLYLFSFRNHGDFHEDCMNIIMKDLIALMAPKYIEVWGKFTPRGGISIDPYCNYGQPGTKWADVAWQRLAQHDLYPEKVDNR; encoded by the coding sequence ATGACAGCAGGCAGAAATGAAGCCGATCTGAACGGCATCACCCAATTGGGCAACCAACAGACTAAATATCCGCAGGACTACGATCCGAAAGTCCTCGAGACTTTTCCGAACAAGCATCCGGACAATGATTACTTTGTGAAATTCAACTGCCCCGAATTCACAAGCCTGTGCCCGATGACGGGACAGCCCGATTTTGCGACCATCTACATTTCCTACGTCCCGGGAGAAATCATGGTCGAAAGCAAATCGTTGAAGCTTTACCTTTTCAGTTTCCGCAACCACGGCGACTTCCACGAGGATTGCATGAACATCATCATGAAGGATCTGATTGCATTGATGGCGCCGAAATACATCGAGGTGTGGGGCAAGTTCACACCGAGAGGCGGCATCTCGATCGATCCGTACTGCAACTACGGTCAGCCCGGCACTAAATGGGCAGACGTGGCTTGGCAACGCTTGGCGCAGCACGATCTCTATCCTGAGAAAGTCGACAACCGTTAG
- a CDS encoding homocysteine S-methyltransferase family protein, which yields MNIRKQIGEELLLFDGAMGTMLQTYGMKAGQNPEALNLEDPELLGRIHREYVEAGAQFITTNTFGANAYKLQETGYSVTEVVTAAVEIAKAATAGTGAKVALDIGPVGKMMKPIGLLDFDQAYDYFREQVVIGAAAGADLILIETMSDLAEMRAAVLAVKENCDLPIFATMTFTEDGNTLTGTEPEIMALSLDALGVDVLGVNCSLGPKELLPIIKRILDFTNTPVMVQANAGIPVTEAGVAKYSVTSADYLEVAKELASLGVSVIGGCCGTTPEYIRNLQQAKAFFAKREANKLKRYVCSAQKKVCLDGQITLIGERINPSGNKALKEQFVAGNPLAAIKVAFEQVQKGADVLDVNTSLPMIDETDYMTKIIDGMSGLVEAPLQFDSTKPEVLEAALRRYSGVAIVNSVNGKESSMAEIYPIVQKYGAFVVALCLDEAGIPDDAAGRTKVAQKLIDRAGEYGIGAERLLVDCLVLTAAAQQKAVMETLKALRWVKENTQALTTLGLSNVSYGLPFRALINRTYFAMALTSGLDTVIINPGADGIVDTMRAFNVLSGQDEGAIDYIDYNNKKVVVKSDGPKQENAVRSYREMLLEGDETGIMKATNALLKDNTPLAVVDDHIVPALDEVGKLYEQKNIFLPQLIRAAETAGKAFDTIRAKLAEGHEKLEAKGTIVMATVRGDIHDIGKNLAKVLLENYGYDVIDLGKDVPIEEVVAVAKQHQVKLVGLSALMTTTVTAMEDTITALREAGLPVKVFVGGAVLTEKYAKAIGADYYCKDARAGVTVAEEVFR from the coding sequence ATGAATATCAGAAAACAAATTGGAGAAGAACTGCTTCTCTTCGACGGAGCGATGGGCACGATGCTCCAGACATACGGAATGAAAGCCGGCCAAAATCCGGAAGCGTTGAATCTGGAGGATCCCGAGCTGCTCGGCCGGATCCATCGGGAATACGTCGAAGCCGGCGCGCAGTTCATCACGACAAACACTTTTGGCGCGAATGCCTACAAACTGCAGGAGACAGGCTACTCGGTTACGGAAGTGGTGACTGCTGCCGTTGAGATCGCAAAAGCCGCAACGGCAGGGACCGGAGCAAAAGTGGCGCTCGATATCGGACCTGTCGGGAAGATGATGAAACCGATCGGATTGCTTGATTTCGACCAGGCGTACGACTATTTCCGTGAACAAGTGGTGATCGGGGCTGCGGCCGGAGCTGATCTGATCCTCATCGAAACGATGTCGGATCTGGCGGAAATGCGCGCGGCCGTGCTGGCGGTTAAAGAAAACTGCGACCTGCCGATCTTCGCGACGATGACCTTCACGGAGGACGGCAACACCTTGACCGGGACCGAGCCGGAGATCATGGCGCTCTCCTTGGATGCGTTGGGCGTGGATGTGCTGGGCGTAAACTGCTCATTGGGGCCAAAGGAACTGCTTCCCATCATCAAAAGGATTTTGGACTTCACGAACACGCCGGTGATGGTGCAGGCGAATGCCGGCATCCCTGTGACGGAGGCGGGCGTCGCCAAATATTCCGTCACTTCCGCGGACTACCTTGAGGTCGCGAAGGAATTGGCCAGTTTGGGGGTTTCCGTGATCGGGGGGTGCTGCGGCACGACACCGGAGTACATCCGCAATCTGCAGCAGGCAAAAGCATTTTTTGCGAAAAGGGAAGCCAACAAATTGAAGCGATACGTCTGCTCCGCGCAGAAAAAGGTTTGCTTGGATGGCCAAATCACCCTCATCGGTGAGCGAATCAACCCGTCAGGAAACAAAGCTTTGAAGGAACAATTCGTGGCAGGCAATCCATTAGCGGCCATCAAAGTCGCTTTCGAACAGGTCCAAAAAGGTGCAGATGTGCTGGACGTCAATACGTCTTTGCCGATGATCGACGAAACGGACTATATGACAAAAATCATCGACGGCATGAGCGGCCTAGTGGAAGCACCGCTGCAGTTCGATTCGACCAAACCGGAAGTGCTTGAAGCAGCCTTGAGGCGCTACAGCGGTGTTGCGATCGTCAATTCGGTCAACGGGAAAGAATCCTCGATGGCCGAAATCTATCCGATTGTCCAGAAATATGGCGCCTTTGTCGTAGCCTTGTGTCTCGATGAAGCGGGCATCCCGGATGATGCGGCCGGCCGGACCAAGGTCGCCCAAAAGTTGATCGATCGAGCGGGAGAATACGGCATCGGGGCCGAAAGATTGTTGGTGGATTGCCTTGTGCTCACGGCGGCAGCCCAGCAGAAAGCGGTCATGGAGACGCTGAAGGCTTTGCGCTGGGTCAAAGAAAATACGCAAGCGTTGACCACATTGGGACTGAGCAATGTTTCCTATGGACTTCCTTTCCGAGCCTTGATCAACCGCACCTATTTCGCGATGGCCCTGACTTCAGGACTGGATACGGTCATCATCAATCCGGGGGCCGATGGAATCGTCGACACGATGCGGGCCTTCAATGTTCTGTCAGGACAAGACGAAGGCGCCATCGACTATATCGACTACAACAACAAAAAGGTTGTGGTCAAATCCGATGGGCCCAAGCAGGAAAACGCGGTGCGTTCCTATCGGGAAATGCTCTTGGAGGGCGACGAAACAGGGATCATGAAGGCGACCAACGCCCTTCTTAAAGACAATACACCGTTGGCCGTCGTGGACGATCACATCGTGCCGGCATTGGATGAAGTCGGCAAACTCTATGAGCAGAAGAACATCTTCCTGCCGCAGCTGATCCGTGCCGCCGAAACAGCCGGTAAAGCCTTCGACACAATCCGGGCAAAACTTGCGGAAGGTCATGAAAAGCTGGAGGCCAAGGGAACGATCGTGATGGCGACCGTCAGAGGGGATATCCACGACATCGGCAAGAATCTGGCAAAAGTGCTGCTTGAAAACTATGGTTACGACGTCATCGACCTAGGCAAGGATGTCCCAATCGAGGAGGTTGTGGCGGTCGCCAAGCAACATCAAGTCAAATTGGTCGGACTGTCTGCGCTGATGACGACGACCGTCACGGCGATGGAGGACACAATCACGGCCTTGCGCGAGGCTGGTTTGCCTGTGAAGGTCTTCGTCGGAGGAGCTGTACTGACAGAAAAGTACGCCAAAGCCATCGGCGCGGATTACTACTGCAAAGACGCCCGAGCCGGTGTCACAGTAGCCGAAGAAGTCTTCAGATAA
- the metK gene encoding methionine adenosyltransferase: MKRTFFTSESVMEGHPDKLCDQIADGILDAILEEDPFARVACDVSASTGLITVFGQITTVSTVDIPAIVRTIIQDVGYTDSDFGIDGKACSVLIGLDKQSPDIAAGVGSSLEKRLGSDDEADQLGAGDQGLMFGYACKETPELMPLPIMLAHRLAKKVAELRKSGDLPYLRPDGKTQVTVEYEDGHVKRVEAVVIACQHDEAVDQEQLREDMLRQVIPAVIPSELLDDQTKYFVNATGRFVIGGPAGDSGWTGKKIIVDTYGGFARHGGGSFSGKDPTKVDRSAAYAARYAAKNVVAAGLADRCEIQLAYVIGVARPVSVRVETFGTASIAEAQIEELIEKHFDLRPAAIIRDFDLRKPIYRRLACYGHFGRSELDLAWERTDKAAALAKEAMELKKSPKRQIGDEFRG, from the coding sequence ATGAAGAGAACATTTTTCACCTCGGAATCGGTCATGGAGGGGCATCCGGATAAACTCTGCGATCAGATAGCTGACGGGATTTTGGATGCCATTCTGGAGGAGGATCCGTTCGCGCGGGTGGCTTGCGATGTTTCCGCCAGTACCGGCTTGATCACGGTTTTCGGCCAGATCACGACTGTCAGCACGGTGGATATTCCGGCCATCGTCCGGACGATCATCCAGGATGTCGGCTATACGGACAGCGACTTTGGCATCGATGGGAAGGCCTGCTCCGTCCTGATCGGTTTGGACAAGCAATCACCGGATATCGCTGCAGGGGTCGGCTCCTCTTTGGAAAAGCGGCTCGGATCGGACGATGAAGCGGACCAATTGGGAGCAGGCGATCAGGGATTGATGTTCGGTTATGCCTGCAAGGAAACGCCGGAGTTGATGCCGCTGCCGATCATGCTGGCTCATAGGCTGGCCAAAAAGGTTGCCGAGCTGCGGAAATCAGGGGATCTGCCCTATCTGAGGCCGGACGGGAAAACCCAGGTGACCGTGGAGTATGAGGATGGCCATGTCAAAAGAGTCGAAGCGGTCGTGATCGCCTGTCAGCATGACGAAGCGGTCGATCAGGAACAGCTCAGAGAGGATATGCTCCGGCAGGTGATCCCGGCCGTCATCCCGTCGGAGCTGTTGGATGATCAGACGAAATATTTCGTCAATGCGACCGGCCGTTTCGTCATCGGCGGTCCTGCCGGCGACTCGGGATGGACAGGGAAAAAGATCATTGTCGATACATATGGAGGCTTTGCGCGGCACGGAGGAGGCTCCTTTTCCGGGAAAGACCCAACCAAAGTCGACCGCTCCGCCGCTTACGCCGCAAGGTATGCAGCGAAGAACGTCGTGGCTGCGGGTTTGGCCGACAGATGCGAAATCCAGCTGGCCTACGTCATCGGCGTGGCCAGACCCGTTTCTGTCCGGGTGGAAACCTTCGGGACCGCCAGCATTGCCGAAGCGCAGATCGAGGAACTGATCGAAAAGCACTTTGACCTGCGTCCGGCTGCGATTATCCGCGATTTCGACCTGAGGAAGCCGATCTACAGAAGACTTGCCTGCTACGGCCACTTCGGCAGATCCGAATTGGATTTGGCTTGGGAGCGGACCGATAAGGCCGCCGCGTTGGCGAAAGAAGCGATGGAGTTGAAAAAATCGCCGAAACGTCAGATAGGGGATGAATTTCGTGGATAG
- a CDS encoding isoprenylcysteine carboxylmethyltransferase family protein → MDRKKVRKEKRNLLKLGLFRLFSGVLLIGGILFALAGTFRYWQAWLFLAALTIPLVMTLVFLLRKDPALLAKRMNLKEPRKKQRKVILVSAMFMLVGCFMPGLDYRFHWSDVPTWLIIVSVVVFECAYAMMVAVFAQNSYASRVIEIQEGQQLVDTGLYSIIRHPMYFASIILYLSIPLMLGSYYSVIPIALSCLEIIARIKDEEEMLKEGLPGYTAYTQRVKYRLLPHVW, encoded by the coding sequence GTGGATAGAAAGAAGGTTCGGAAGGAAAAGAGAAATTTGCTGAAGTTGGGCCTATTCCGTCTTTTTTCAGGGGTGCTTCTGATCGGAGGCATCCTGTTCGCTTTGGCGGGCACCTTCCGGTATTGGCAGGCTTGGCTTTTTCTGGCGGCATTGACGATTCCGCTGGTCATGACGCTCGTCTTTTTGTTGCGTAAAGACCCCGCTTTGCTGGCAAAACGGATGAACTTGAAGGAACCGCGCAAAAAGCAGCGGAAAGTCATTTTGGTTTCAGCGATGTTCATGCTAGTGGGCTGTTTCATGCCGGGATTGGATTACCGTTTTCATTGGTCTGATGTGCCCACTTGGTTGATTATTGTCAGTGTTGTTGTGTTCGAGTGCGCCTACGCGATGATGGTCGCCGTCTTCGCTCAGAACAGCTATGCCTCGCGCGTCATCGAAATCCAAGAAGGGCAGCAGTTGGTCGATACCGGGCTCTATTCGATCATCCGCCACCCGATGTATTTTGCTTCCATCATTCTGTATCTGTCGATCCCGTTGATGCTCGGATCCTACTATTCTGTGATTCCGATAGCGTTGAGCTGCCTCGAAATCATCGCGCGGATAAAGGACGAGGAAGAGATGCTGAAGGAAGGGTTGCCGGGCTACACAGCTTATACCCAACGCGTCAAATATCGTTTGCTTCCGCATGTATGGTGA
- the queC gene encoding 7-cyano-7-deazaguanine synthase QueC produces the protein MNGTTQKQALVIFSGGQDSTTCLIQAIQKYGAANTVALSFSYGQRHGIELERAAWIANDLGVEHHTLDATVMGKVTTNALMDESQTIKEADTEDYPNTFVDGRNALFLLLAGIFAKSKGIRNIILGVCETDFSGYPDCRDVFVKSMNVTLNLAMDYNFNVETPLMYLTKAQTWELADQLGCLAYIEEHTHTCYMGVPGGCGECPSCKLRNAGLAEYLNK, from the coding sequence GTGAACGGGACAACGCAAAAACAAGCATTGGTCATCTTTTCAGGCGGGCAGGATTCAACTACTTGCCTGATCCAAGCCATCCAAAAGTACGGCGCGGCAAACACAGTGGCACTTTCCTTCAGCTATGGCCAACGCCATGGCATCGAACTGGAACGGGCCGCCTGGATCGCCAACGATCTCGGGGTCGAACACCACACACTGGATGCGACAGTAATGGGCAAAGTCACGACGAATGCCTTGATGGACGAGTCGCAGACAATCAAGGAAGCTGATACCGAGGACTATCCGAACACCTTTGTCGATGGACGGAACGCCCTGTTCCTGTTGCTGGCCGGCATCTTTGCCAAATCCAAAGGCATCCGCAACATCATCCTGGGCGTATGCGAAACGGACTTCAGCGGCTATCCGGATTGCCGGGATGTGTTCGTCAAATCGATGAACGTGACTCTGAACCTGGCCATGGATTACAATTTCAACGTTGAAACGCCGTTGATGTACCTGACCAAGGCGCAGACATGGGAGCTGGCCGATCAGCTGGGCTGTCTCGCCTACATCGAGGAACATACGCATACTTGTTATATGGGCGTCCCTGGCGGTTGCGGCGAATGCCCATCCTGCAAACTCCGCAACGCCGGACTGGCAGAATACCTGAATAAGTGA
- a CDS encoding vitamin B12 dependent-methionine synthase activation domain-containing protein, with amino-acid sequence MNTDLKLVAKYLGFGNKQPDERTRNDMETIAAQFEQAITGKWTYGHYLLDHSVEGLITLEGTAVVLEGKSITRTLKRCKEVYIMVCTLGAQGDFIIERNKMMSPTLGMIADACASAFVETIADSCQQEIESQLPAGAALTFRYAPGYGDLPLATNKTLLGELQSDKRIGVHLTDSMLMTPRKSIVAILGVLEEGATKGKNHRCGNTSCSECELNDSCTARS; translated from the coding sequence ATGAATACGGATCTGAAACTGGTTGCGAAGTATCTTGGCTTCGGCAACAAACAACCGGACGAACGGACAAGGAACGACATGGAGACGATCGCCGCCCAGTTTGAGCAGGCGATCACCGGGAAATGGACTTATGGGCATTATCTCCTGGATCACTCCGTTGAGGGATTGATCACGCTGGAGGGGACCGCTGTTGTGCTGGAAGGGAAAAGCATCACCCGCACGCTTAAGCGTTGCAAAGAAGTCTACATCATGGTCTGCACATTAGGCGCGCAAGGCGATTTCATCATCGAGCGCAATAAAATGATGTCGCCGACCTTGGGCATGATCGCGGATGCCTGTGCATCCGCATTCGTCGAGACGATCGCGGACAGTTGCCAGCAGGAAATCGAAAGCCAACTTCCAGCGGGAGCCGCATTGACTTTCCGCTACGCTCCCGGATACGGGGACCTTCCGTTGGCCACCAACAAAACGCTGCTCGGGGAATTGCAGTCAGACAAGCGGATCGGAGTCCATCTGACGGATTCGATGCTGATGACGCCAAGAAAGTCGATCGTGGCGATTTTGGGCGTGCTGGAGGAAGGTGCCACCAAAGGCAAGAACCATCGCTGTGGGAACACCAGCTGTAGCGAGTGCGAGCTGAACGACAGCTGCACGGCCAGAAGTTAA
- a CDS encoding sugar O-acetyltransferase produces MKSEKEKMIAGEPYLAGDAELVALRQNARENMRAFNYEMDPRKRSELLKKWLGKTGQKIYMEPSLSLDYGSNIFVGENFYANFNCTILDTCPVTFGNNVMIAPNVSFYTATHPIDPVERNSGTEYGKPITLGDNVWIGGSSVIGPGVTLGDNVVVGMGSVVTKSFPDNVVIAGNPARVIRQIELSDAKS; encoded by the coding sequence ATGAAATCAGAAAAAGAAAAAATGATCGCCGGCGAACCCTATTTGGCCGGTGACGCGGAGCTCGTCGCCTTAAGGCAGAACGCACGTGAAAACATGCGCGCATTCAACTATGAAATGGACCCCCGCAAGCGTAGCGAGCTGTTGAAAAAATGGCTCGGGAAGACCGGCCAGAAAATCTACATGGAGCCGTCGCTTTCATTGGACTACGGCTCCAATATCTTTGTCGGCGAGAATTTCTATGCGAACTTCAATTGCACGATATTGGATACGTGTCCGGTCACATTCGGGAACAACGTGATGATCGCCCCGAACGTCAGCTTCTATACGGCCACCCATCCGATTGATCCGGTCGAACGGAACAGCGGAACGGAGTACGGCAAACCGATCACGCTCGGCGACAACGTCTGGATCGGCGGCTCTTCCGTTATCGGTCCGGGTGTCACGCTCGGGGACAATGTCGTCGTCGGCATGGGCAGCGTCGTGACCAAATCATTCCCTGACAACGTCGTGATCGCTGGGAATCCGGCGCGCGTGATCCGTCAGATCGAGCTTTCCGACGCCAAGTCCTGA
- a CDS encoding OFA family MFS transporter — protein sequence MENKWMRAAVPALLIHCSIGTVYCWSLLKGGIAEYIGRPKSEVEWAFSIAIFFLGMSAAFAGGIVEKDIHKSSLIAAICFAAGMAGTGFFIQQKSLLGIFMSYGVLMGIGCGIGYLSPVKTLMLWFKNHKGLATGIAVAGFGLAKVIASPIIEMLLGATNADGTLVDPTRLYKLFYILAVVYFIMMFIGHLLLKKPSDWVEVSVKKKKGENVLDIFKNKNFIGIWLMFFINITCGLALISQEKDLLHFINFGAIGAISSLTALFNAGGRLGFSSFADRLKDRNTIYIWIFGLSIAATAITLLANGVNNAIAPLVIILLCVINAGYGGGFSSLPPLLADRFGMESISTIHGLALSAWAFAGLSGNQLSAFIVARTGSYNNVLYVVLALYAVALFISAVILKDKPIDTKKTLRRHPV from the coding sequence ATCGAAAACAAATGGATGCGTGCCGCTGTCCCGGCACTGTTGATCCATTGCAGCATCGGTACCGTCTACTGCTGGTCTTTACTGAAGGGAGGCATCGCCGAATATATCGGCAGGCCGAAAAGCGAGGTCGAATGGGCTTTCAGCATCGCCATCTTCTTTCTTGGCATGTCGGCTGCCTTCGCGGGCGGGATTGTGGAAAAAGATATCCACAAATCTTCCCTGATTGCGGCTATATGCTTCGCCGCCGGGATGGCCGGCACCGGATTCTTCATCCAACAGAAATCGCTGCTCGGGATTTTTATGAGTTACGGGGTCCTGATGGGCATCGGCTGTGGTATCGGCTATCTTTCTCCGGTCAAAACGCTGATGCTGTGGTTCAAAAACCATAAAGGCTTGGCTACCGGAATAGCCGTGGCCGGGTTCGGATTGGCAAAGGTCATCGCCAGCCCGATCATCGAAATGCTTTTGGGCGCGACTAACGCGGACGGCACGCTGGTAGACCCTACCCGTCTCTACAAACTGTTCTACATCCTGGCTGTCGTCTATTTCATCATGATGTTCATCGGCCACTTGCTGTTGAAAAAACCGTCCGATTGGGTGGAAGTATCCGTTAAGAAGAAGAAAGGCGAAAATGTCCTCGACATCTTCAAGAATAAAAACTTCATCGGCATCTGGTTGATGTTCTTCATCAACATCACTTGCGGCTTAGCGCTGATCTCTCAGGAGAAAGATCTGCTGCACTTCATCAACTTCGGCGCAATCGGCGCAATCAGCTCATTGACGGCGCTCTTCAATGCCGGTGGTCGGCTTGGCTTTTCGTCCTTCGCGGATAGGTTGAAGGACAGGAACACCATTTATATCTGGATTTTCGGTCTGTCGATCGCGGCTACGGCGATTACGCTTTTGGCGAACGGCGTCAACAACGCAATCGCTCCTTTAGTCATCATTTTACTTTGTGTCATCAACGCCGGCTACGGCGGTGGTTTCTCCAGCCTTCCGCCACTGCTTGCCGACCGCTTCGGGATGGAGAGCATCAGCACCATCCACGGACTGGCTTTATCGGCCTGGGCTTTTGCCGGGCTTTCCGGAAACCAATTGAGTGCCTTCATCGTAGCGAGAACTGGTTCCTATAACAACGTTCTTTATGTCGTGTTGGCTCTGTATGCGGTCGCGCTCTTCATCAGCGCCGTCATCTTAAAAGACAAACCGATCGACACGAAAAAAACGCTCCGGAGACATCCGGTTTAA
- the amrB gene encoding AmmeMemoRadiSam system protein B, with amino-acid sequence MLIFGVISPHPPLIIPEIGGKDIERVKRTVAALETAAERLAAAKPDRLLIISPHEGHGYEVPLHYLAKQLPSNLELEKILVTEPSYEHYYEWGKRYGEACDQSDQRTAIIASADLSHVLKPEGPYGYHSAGPLLDKLVVKAVKEKDAGQLLRLDSGFLERAAECGLRSILFLMGAFEGRDYEAEMLSYEGPFGVGYLVATFMPSEAKGQSKDA; translated from the coding sequence ATGTTGATTTTTGGCGTCATCAGTCCGCATCCGCCGCTCATCATTCCGGAAATAGGCGGGAAGGACATCGAAAGGGTGAAACGGACAGTGGCGGCTTTGGAGACAGCGGCCGAGAGACTCGCCGCCGCAAAACCGGACCGACTGCTCATCATCTCGCCGCATGAAGGCCATGGCTATGAAGTACCGTTGCATTATCTCGCCAAACAGTTGCCTTCCAACTTGGAGCTGGAAAAGATCCTGGTGACGGAGCCTTCCTACGAGCACTACTATGAATGGGGAAAGCGCTATGGGGAAGCTTGCGATCAGTCGGATCAACGCACGGCCATCATTGCCTCAGCCGATCTGTCGCACGTACTTAAGCCGGAGGGGCCTTACGGTTACCATTCGGCGGGACCGCTGTTGGACAAATTGGTCGTCAAGGCCGTAAAGGAAAAGGATGCCGGGCAGCTGTTGCGTTTGGATTCCGGATTTCTCGAGAGGGCGGCGGAGTGCGGGCTGCGCTCGATACTGTTCCTGATGGGAGCGTTCGAAGGCAGGGATTACGAAGCGGAAATGCTCTCCTATGAAGGGCCTTTCGGGGTCGGTTACCTTGTCGCAACCTTCATGCCTTCGGAAGCCAAAGGGCAAAGCAAGGATGCGTGA
- the amrS gene encoding AmmeMemoRadiSam system radical SAM enzyme: protein MKEAMLYEKLGDGRIRCGVCPHHCVIAEGKRGICAVRENRDGTLYALNYGKAIAVAIDPIEKKPLNHFLPGTTAYSFATIGCNLRCLWCQNWAISQASKPNRPIYGEDISPEQHVRRALAAKCPSIAYTYTEPIIFVEYALDTMKLAREAGLKNIWKTAGYATKETLDAIIPYLDAVNVDLKGTDDEVYREYCGGTAQPVLDTIKHFHAAGVHLEITTLVVPGVNDRIDQLERMARFIAEEVGKEVPWHVNRFFPGWKMMDTAITPMETLEMAAAIGKSYGLLHVHIGNI from the coding sequence ATGAAGGAAGCTATGTTGTACGAAAAACTGGGGGACGGCAGAATCAGGTGCGGCGTTTGCCCGCATCATTGCGTCATCGCGGAAGGAAAGCGAGGCATCTGCGCCGTCAGGGAGAACCGGGATGGGACTCTGTACGCATTGAACTACGGGAAAGCGATCGCGGTCGCAATCGATCCCATCGAAAAGAAGCCGCTCAATCATTTCCTTCCGGGCACTACAGCCTATTCGTTCGCTACGATCGGGTGCAATCTGCGCTGCCTTTGGTGCCAGAACTGGGCGATTTCGCAGGCCTCCAAACCGAATCGCCCGATTTATGGGGAGGACATCAGCCCGGAACAGCATGTTCGGCGGGCTTTGGCTGCCAAGTGTCCTTCCATCGCCTACACTTACACGGAACCGATCATCTTTGTCGAATACGCGCTCGATACGATGAAGCTGGCCCGTGAAGCAGGGCTGAAGAACATCTGGAAAACGGCCGGCTATGCGACGAAAGAGACCTTGGATGCCATCATTCCTTATCTGGACGCCGTCAATGTCGACCTGAAAGGCACCGATGACGAAGTCTACCGGGAATATTGCGGCGGAACGGCACAACCGGTACTGGACACCATCAAACATTTCCATGCAGCAGGCGTGCATCTCGAAATCACCACACTTGTCGTCCCTGGGGTGAATGATCGCATCGACCAACTGGAACGGATGGCGCGCTTCATCGCTGAGGAAGTCGGAAAAGAAGTGCCTTGGCATGTCAATCGCTTTTTCCCTGGTTGGAAAATGATGGACACAGCCATCACGCCGATGGAGACTCTGGAAATGGCAGCAGCCATCGGCAAAAGCTACGGATTGCTGCACGTGCACATCGGCAACATCTGA
- a CDS encoding Maf family nucleotide pyrophosphatase, producing the protein MMQVHIRKAVPQDLAALKIIEDACFPEAEAATLESLSERLRLFPESFLVAEADGDLVGFVNGAVIDEPIIRDAHYHEAALHNLDGAYQSVFGLDVVPAFRRQGIAEKLLKALIDAARQAGRKGVTLCCKEEKIPYYEKFGLVNSGKSNSTHGNAVWYDMILHFEEERVEQMEPKIILASQSPRRSELLSLCTKDFAVQVADIDEKSIEERILSEVGQERFMHTAMELVETLAREKAAVIHNENKEAMVIGSDTVVVLGEKILGKPVDEADAYAMLRAMAGKTHSVLTGVSILWGEKEETFASETKVSFFDWDERMEAEVKAYVTSGKPMDKAGAYGIQEEAALWVSGIEGDYNTIVGLPVALVDKAIHRLLAEAETRK; encoded by the coding sequence ATGATGCAAGTGCATATAAGAAAGGCGGTGCCGCAGGATTTGGCTGCACTGAAAATAATCGAGGATGCGTGTTTCCCGGAAGCCGAAGCGGCGACGCTTGAATCTCTCAGCGAGCGGCTGCGACTGTTCCCGGAGAGCTTTTTGGTTGCCGAAGCCGATGGCGATTTGGTGGGATTCGTGAACGGCGCTGTCATCGATGAACCGATCATACGGGATGCCCATTACCATGAGGCTGCGCTGCATAATCTGGATGGCGCTTATCAAAGCGTATTCGGCTTGGATGTGGTTCCGGCCTTCAGAAGGCAAGGCATTGCGGAAAAATTGTTGAAGGCACTGATTGATGCGGCGAGGCAAGCGGGCAGAAAAGGCGTGACGCTTTGCTGCAAGGAAGAAAAGATCCCTTATTACGAGAAATTCGGGTTAGTGAACAGCGGCAAATCGAACTCCACGCACGGGAATGCCGTTTGGTATGACATGATTCTGCATTTTGAAGAAGAGAGAGTAGAGCAGATGGAGCCGAAAATCATTTTGGCGAGTCAATCGCCAAGACGCAGCGAATTGCTGTCCTTGTGCACCAAGGACTTCGCGGTCCAGGTTGCGGATATCGACGAAAAATCGATAGAAGAACGCATCCTGTCCGAAGTGGGACAAGAAAGGTTCATGCACACTGCCATGGAGCTGGTGGAAACGTTGGCGCGGGAAAAAGCGGCTGTCATCCACAATGAGAACAAGGAAGCAATGGTCATCGGATCGGACACTGTAGTCGTTTTGGGCGAAAAGATCCTTGGCAAACCGGTAGATGAGGCCGACGCCTATGCGATGCTGCGCGCGATGGCAGGCAAGACCCATTCGGTCCTGACCGGCGTCAGCATTCTGTGGGGCGAAAAGGAAGAGACCTTTGCATCGGAGACGAAAGTCAGCTTCTTTGACTGGGATGAGCGGATGGAGGCGGAAGTGAAGGCATATGTGACATCGGGCAAGCCGATGGACAAAGCCGGAGCTTACGGCATCCAGGAAGAAGCTGCGCTTTGGGTTTCCGGGATCGAAGGGGACTACAACACAATCGTCGGGCTGCCCGTCGCCTTGGTCGATAAAGCCATCCATCGTTTGTTGGCGGAAGCTGAAACAAGAAAGTAG